One Phycisphaerae bacterium genomic region harbors:
- a CDS encoding RHS repeat-associated core domain-containing protein: MLTSKAIRSSLGFFAILVSGVSFATPGDGLGPPNGASGDGSTGIQTLDSTEVDNGFHVRLFSGEFQLANEDLRIPGRGFDFVWQRVYRSRVTLMSEGPLGPGWDFSYNIRLFESDGARILCTGNGRCDTYTSTGSRWHAAGFFNEIAHDGGTGEYTITFPDQTTWILADTDDSPLSGRILQIEDRNRNRMRFEYDGVGRLSSIRDTLTVDVPEPPIAASGYPHGALKNRYISFVPNPGNAEVPVAYRISVVDGSNAPVAIGWVGVPDASGRADVRPLGSPAHLTSWPAVVHVYGCEIAPVNSYQIRTIALDGRFSTELLVSTIPQPAPRYWGDIVGAFAASGNPATSPPTPPNSWEPPNGATSGVDISAALQAASGYPTAPYFTWCDVNPEILDGVVTGPDTLQIVNAFSLGSGREFYPFPQPLDCPNATGGSCGSDCDDQDPCTLDGCSGGVCEHLLVADCTPRTVSLVYDGNGRIESVTDWTGRSIVYDYYGLGEAGGSEGDLKSVTYPVVTNTTEFPIPGPAQGYPDGHYDLSGRTWTYTYAKNQPHASLDHNLLTITDPLGQTFLVNTYAPASNPADPFFDRLTAQTLNSSVTAGGMYNYHYGAVQQGNAVWRTIVNDRMGNVEELYFDDQNRLRARREFTGRAPDPQSATTPTANRPTAPLRITDPTYFETQFEFNVDSMPTLVVFPNGNSIEQQFDTGYTAFSGGNLLSRQRNRGPVVADQDSICELWVYDYDFNVPVEYIDPTGETTFYTIDSPEPQTTGTRLTSCGQAIAGKTSDDTSGEKVLLEGYTGNLEAVECVNLIEAAGPGDPITCFTFSYNDYGQLTAKTQCTGRTDRFTYHSYGPQYGYLASKTVDYGGQNLTESFVYDSVGNLRQSTDPKGNTTDYVYNQLNELLLEQMPAVDLPGGPVRYEREAFWDPTGNVYRIETDNYDDLGNLDNNATWTTWYVYDWLDNLTQHVQEVDQARDIVVEYEYDANENPTLTRFGEATNSHQPANVQKTEYDERDMVFKKTRGFGGADASTSQFDYDDNGNLAFLREGLEQTPRIHAFTFDGFDRAFTYTDPMGTVGARSYDSFDNLIQNKIQGEGVAGEPATFRTLLLETFSYDKWQRPKLHGQTIYQMVGGSWTTVGYSEASIEKYTNASQIEELQTPLGDLYTVTYDSANRLRTITDSAANTLVYSYDFNSNPLTAAEIDKSETILLNGGLGSAYEYDALDRVTRVRKSNGEEWFYHYDSRGNVLREIDANGTESRHVYDGLNRRVQTTLDMDSDGADGDGLDIVTTMLWDDSSRLIAQTDDNGRTTRYASDALDRNIGTRYADGTWSQVGSGLDWSVDAERPTLTSFTSGYDVHDNVLRAEDPNGSAVASTFDLANRVIQRSIVPGPTVASTTTYETFKYDGLSRVVYAENDDTVVVREFSSLGVPTSETIRVGEAVCGNGILEYGEECEPPGAEDCDANCTLNFGHDCCEEHPTPGCSDPVIEAEVCGQFPECCTEEWTYAYLCPSTPDCTLTAPTNHTKTVTTFAYDVAGNEVGTEYPGNGTVDYTGQDLLSVSSVRDALGRLKTLGAANFDLVNFDYVGRLKEKATFVGTVTGLMDPVVIVDYIYGARRLLRISAHPIGFTQSFDWDDVGNRRTRENHITDITHTLGYDAARRLVRVNAAEISTIRDTTYEYDGVHNRVSVTGNPDSGVYVGSYVMDATSPVPADAQVNQYTSTPFDLRQYDDNSNLVLRTAPGGSPALAELKYDYRNRMVEYRDLVSGQIHKYVYDALGRRVSKTVDSTGVNNGPNETRYFYGGPGLQRVVEERDGATGEVITAFVYGDGIDEPWVMFADPDDDNRYEEFYFLADDASNVYQIRDLVGVPVEQYEYGDFGQPVDPVTLLPVAGSPSSIGNPYLFTGRRYDAETGLYWYRTRYFDPVAGRFTSWDTIGAWGDRLALGSAFAYAANNPWTWVDPWGWKIVIGENNTPAFNKAVGEAIDTIKNLDPQLKQMVEVLESSEHTYTITSIDRKNRTNRYDNKDDTIYWDHDNHADPSQPGTREPCVGLCHEFSHAYDNETDAPRSEDPAVRRENRARERLRERDARRRRHEEEQAKREHRSPRHPRIDDNKVRTTYGKGKNKRNICDPTGDLNIPMQIPEKKEEGNNDKGS; the protein is encoded by the coding sequence ATGCTCACATCCAAAGCGATCCGATCGTCCCTTGGGTTTTTCGCCATTCTCGTTTCGGGGGTTTCATTCGCAACGCCCGGCGATGGACTTGGCCCGCCCAACGGAGCTTCGGGCGATGGCAGTACAGGCATCCAGACCCTTGATTCAACGGAGGTCGACAACGGCTTTCACGTGCGCTTGTTCTCCGGAGAATTCCAGCTCGCGAACGAAGACTTGCGTATTCCCGGACGAGGCTTCGACTTCGTCTGGCAGCGTGTGTACCGCTCGCGGGTGACGCTGATGTCCGAGGGACCGTTGGGGCCGGGATGGGACTTCTCGTACAACATCAGACTATTCGAATCAGATGGTGCTCGGATTCTGTGCACCGGCAACGGGCGGTGTGACACGTACACATCAACCGGTTCCCGCTGGCATGCCGCCGGGTTCTTCAACGAAATCGCCCATGATGGCGGCACAGGCGAATACACCATTACGTTTCCCGATCAAACCACGTGGATTCTGGCAGACACGGACGATTCTCCCCTCTCCGGAAGAATCCTGCAGATTGAAGATCGAAACAGAAACCGGATGCGCTTTGAATATGACGGCGTGGGCCGGCTCTCGAGCATCCGCGACACGCTGACCGTGGACGTACCGGAACCACCGATTGCCGCGTCCGGGTACCCACATGGCGCCCTCAAGAATCGATATATCTCCTTCGTGCCGAATCCTGGAAACGCAGAGGTGCCGGTGGCGTACCGCATTTCCGTCGTGGATGGGTCAAATGCTCCCGTAGCCATAGGTTGGGTTGGGGTTCCGGATGCAAGCGGTCGCGCGGACGTTCGACCGCTTGGCAGTCCAGCCCACTTGACCAGTTGGCCGGCGGTGGTACACGTGTACGGCTGCGAAATCGCTCCAGTAAACTCCTATCAGATTCGAACTATTGCCCTCGACGGTCGTTTTTCCACCGAGCTGCTGGTTTCAACGATTCCCCAGCCGGCACCGCGCTACTGGGGAGACATCGTCGGAGCGTTTGCCGCCTCGGGCAATCCAGCGACATCGCCACCCACGCCACCCAATTCCTGGGAACCGCCCAATGGAGCCACCAGCGGCGTTGATATTTCGGCTGCTTTGCAGGCAGCCAGCGGTTATCCGACGGCCCCTTATTTCACGTGGTGTGACGTAAACCCAGAGATTTTGGACGGAGTGGTAACGGGACCGGACACTCTTCAGATTGTCAACGCCTTTTCTCTCGGTTCGGGAAGGGAATTCTATCCGTTCCCTCAGCCCCTCGATTGCCCGAATGCCACCGGCGGAAGCTGTGGGAGCGATTGCGACGATCAGGACCCCTGCACATTGGACGGGTGCAGCGGCGGCGTGTGCGAGCATTTGCTTGTCGCCGATTGCACACCTCGGACGGTCAGCCTCGTCTATGACGGCAACGGCCGAATCGAGTCGGTTACGGATTGGACCGGGCGTTCGATTGTCTACGACTACTACGGACTGGGCGAGGCTGGCGGGTCGGAGGGCGACCTCAAGTCGGTAACTTATCCGGTCGTGACGAACACGACAGAGTTCCCGATTCCAGGTCCAGCCCAAGGCTATCCGGATGGCCATTACGATCTTTCGGGACGGACCTGGACTTACACGTATGCCAAGAATCAGCCGCACGCCTCGCTGGACCACAATCTGCTGACCATCACGGATCCTCTCGGCCAGACATTCCTGGTGAATACGTACGCCCCAGCGAGCAATCCGGCGGATCCGTTTTTTGATCGCCTGACTGCGCAAACGCTGAACTCTTCCGTGACGGCGGGCGGCATGTACAACTACCACTACGGGGCCGTCCAGCAAGGGAATGCCGTGTGGCGAACGATCGTCAACGACCGGATGGGAAACGTGGAGGAGCTTTATTTTGACGATCAGAACCGCCTGCGGGCTCGACGAGAGTTCACAGGCCGCGCGCCGGATCCGCAATCGGCAACGACACCAACGGCCAATCGCCCGACGGCCCCGTTGCGAATCACCGATCCGACCTACTTCGAGACACAGTTCGAGTTTAACGTCGATTCGATGCCGACACTCGTCGTTTTTCCGAACGGCAACTCGATTGAACAGCAGTTCGACACGGGGTACACGGCCTTCAGCGGTGGAAATCTCCTCTCCCGCCAAAGGAATCGTGGTCCGGTGGTCGCGGACCAGGACTCAATCTGCGAACTGTGGGTTTACGACTACGATTTCAACGTACCCGTGGAATACATTGATCCCACCGGTGAAACCACCTTCTATACGATTGATAGTCCGGAGCCGCAAACAACGGGGACCCGACTCACCTCCTGCGGTCAAGCCATCGCAGGAAAAACATCCGACGATACATCCGGGGAAAAGGTGCTGCTCGAGGGTTATACCGGGAACCTGGAAGCCGTTGAGTGCGTCAATCTCATCGAGGCCGCCGGCCCAGGCGATCCGATTACCTGCTTCACCTTCAGCTACAACGACTACGGCCAATTGACCGCGAAAACACAATGCACGGGTCGGACGGACAGATTCACGTACCACAGCTACGGCCCGCAGTACGGGTATCTCGCGTCCAAGACCGTTGACTACGGCGGCCAGAATCTCACAGAGAGCTTCGTCTACGATTCCGTCGGGAACCTGCGGCAATCGACCGACCCGAAAGGAAATACAACCGATTATGTCTACAACCAGCTCAATGAGCTTCTCTTGGAGCAGATGCCTGCTGTCGATCTGCCCGGCGGTCCGGTCCGCTACGAACGCGAAGCCTTCTGGGACCCGACGGGCAACGTCTACCGCATCGAAACGGACAACTACGACGATCTCGGCAACCTGGACAATAATGCAACGTGGACCACATGGTACGTCTACGATTGGCTGGACAATCTCACTCAGCACGTCCAGGAAGTCGATCAAGCCCGGGATATCGTCGTGGAGTACGAGTACGACGCAAACGAGAACCCTACGCTCACGCGATTCGGCGAGGCCACCAACAGCCATCAACCCGCGAACGTCCAAAAAACGGAGTACGACGAGCGCGACATGGTCTTCAAGAAAACACGCGGCTTTGGCGGCGCCGATGCATCGACGTCACAATTCGACTATGACGACAACGGCAATCTCGCGTTTCTTCGCGAAGGATTGGAGCAAACGCCCAGGATCCACGCATTTACATTCGACGGGTTCGATCGGGCGTTCACGTACACGGACCCGATGGGCACGGTCGGTGCGCGCAGTTATGACTCGTTTGACAACCTGATTCAAAACAAGATTCAGGGCGAGGGCGTCGCTGGCGAGCCGGCAACCTTCCGCACGCTCCTCCTGGAGACTTTCAGTTACGACAAGTGGCAGCGCCCCAAGCTCCACGGACAAACGATCTATCAGATGGTCGGCGGGAGTTGGACAACCGTTGGCTACTCGGAAGCAAGTATCGAAAAGTATACAAATGCATCGCAAATCGAGGAGCTACAAACACCTCTGGGCGACCTTTACACCGTGACCTATGACAGCGCCAATCGACTCAGGACGATTACGGATAGCGCAGCGAATACGCTTGTGTATTCGTACGACTTCAACAGCAATCCGCTAACGGCCGCCGAGATCGACAAGTCCGAGACGATCTTGCTGAACGGCGGGTTGGGCTCCGCGTATGAGTACGACGCGCTTGATCGAGTTACGCGTGTCAGAAAGAGCAACGGGGAAGAATGGTTTTACCACTACGATTCCCGGGGTAATGTCCTTCGCGAGATTGACGCCAACGGAACCGAATCGCGCCATGTCTACGACGGGCTGAATCGTCGAGTTCAGACGACGTTGGATATGGACTCCGATGGCGCGGACGGCGACGGCCTCGATATTGTCACGACGATGCTCTGGGATGACTCGTCCCGGCTGATCGCGCAGACCGACGATAACGGCCGGACGACGCGCTACGCATCCGACGCGCTGGATCGGAACATCGGAACGCGCTATGCAGACGGGACGTGGTCGCAGGTTGGTTCAGGGTTGGATTGGTCAGTGGATGCTGAACGTCCGACGCTCACCAGTTTCACGTCGGGCTACGATGTTCACGACAATGTCCTTCGCGCAGAAGATCCCAACGGCTCGGCCGTAGCCAGCACATTCGATCTCGCTAATCGCGTCATTCAACGGAGTATCGTCCCTGGCCCGACCGTGGCGTCCACGACAACGTACGAGACTTTCAAGTACGATGGCCTATCGCGCGTCGTGTACGCTGAAAATGACGACACCGTCGTTGTCCGCGAATTCAGTTCCCTGGGCGTACCGACGTCGGAGACGATCCGCGTCGGTGAGGCCGTTTGCGGAAATGGCATTCTCGAATACGGCGAGGAATGTGAGCCGCCCGGAGCCGAGGACTGCGACGCCAACTGCACGCTGAATTTCGGCCATGATTGCTGCGAAGAACACCCCACGCCCGGTTGCAGCGACCCGGTCATCGAGGCCGAGGTCTGTGGCCAGTTCCCGGAGTGCTGCACCGAGGAATGGACCTACGCTTACCTTTGCCCATCGACTCCCGACTGCACGCTCACCGCCCCGACGAATCACACTAAAACGGTGACCACTTTTGCTTACGATGTCGCCGGCAATGAGGTCGGGACGGAGTACCCCGGCAACGGTACCGTGGATTACACTGGCCAGGACCTGCTCTCGGTCAGTTCGGTGCGAGATGCCCTGGGCCGGCTCAAGACCCTCGGCGCCGCGAACTTCGATCTCGTGAATTTCGATTACGTAGGGCGCCTGAAAGAGAAAGCGACTTTCGTCGGAACGGTCACAGGGTTGATGGATCCCGTTGTGATCGTGGATTACATATACGGCGCGCGGCGGCTCTTGCGAATTAGCGCCCACCCTATCGGTTTCACCCAATCCTTCGACTGGGACGACGTTGGCAATCGCAGAACGCGCGAGAATCACATCACGGACATCACGCACACACTCGGCTACGACGCCGCCCGCCGACTCGTCCGCGTGAACGCTGCGGAGATCTCTACGATTCGCGACACGACCTACGAGTACGACGGCGTCCACAACCGCGTGAGCGTCACGGGAAATCCTGATTCCGGCGTGTACGTCGGATCCTACGTCATGGACGCGACCTCGCCGGTACCGGCCGACGCCCAGGTCAATCAATACACCTCGACCCCCTTCGACCTTCGCCAGTACGATGACAACAGTAACCTCGTGCTTCGCACGGCTCCGGGCGGCTCGCCGGCGCTGGCCGAACTGAAGTACGACTACCGCAACCGCATGGTCGAGTACCGCGACCTCGTCAGCGGGCAGATTCACAAGTACGTGTACGATGCGCTTGGCCGGCGCGTGTCGAAGACGGTGGACTCGACGGGCGTAAACAATGGGCCCAACGAGACCCGCTACTTTTACGGCGGGCCCGGGTTGCAGCGAGTTGTCGAGGAGCGCGACGGAGCGACGGGCGAGGTCATCACGGCGTTTGTCTACGGCGACGGCATTGACGAGCCGTGGGTCATGTTCGCCGACCCCGACGACGACAACCGCTACGAGGAATTCTACTTCCTGGCCGACGACGCCAGCAACGTCTATCAGATTCGCGATCTTGTAGGCGTGCCCGTCGAGCAGTATGAGTACGGCGACTTCGGCCAGCCGGTCGATCCGGTCACGCTGCTCCCGGTCGCGGGAAGCCCGTCGTCGATCGGCAACCCCTACCTCTTCACCGGCCGTCGCTACGACGCCGAGACGGGGCTATACTGGTACCGGACGCGTTACTTCGATCCGGTGGCCGGGCGGTTTACTAGCTGGGATACGATTGGTGCCTGGGGTGACAGGCTCGCTCTCGGAAGTGCTTTTGCCTACGCGGCGAACAACCCTTGGACTTGGGTGGATCCATGGGGATGGAAAATCGTCATTGGGGAGAACAACACGCCTGCTTTCAACAAGGCAGTCGGTGAGGCCATTGACACAATCAAGAACCTCGATCCACAGCTCAAGCAGATGGTCGAAGTACTCGAATCATCAGAACACACATACACGATTACATCGATTGATAGGAAGAATCGTACAAATCGCTACGATAACAAAGATGACACTATCTACTGGGATCATGATAATCATGCTGATCCCTCGCAGCCGGGTACAAGAGAACCTTGCGTTGGACTTTGTCATGAGTTTTCCCATGCTTATGACAACGAAACAGACGCGCCTCGTAGCGAAGACCCGGCAGTTCGACGAGAGAACCGTGCTCGGGAACGGTTGCGCGAGCGCGATGCCCGTCGACGCCGACATGAGGAAGAACAAGCCAAGAGGGAGCACAGAAGTCCGCGGCATCCGCGAATTGACGACAATAAAGTCAGAACAACCTATGGTAAAGGTAAGAATAAGAGAAACATCTGTGATCCCACCGGAGATCTCAATATCCCGATGCAAATCCCAGAGAAGAAAGAAGAGGGCAACAATGATAAGGGCTCGTAA
- the cas7u gene encoding type I-U CRISPR-associated protein Cas7 — MSESLSLKSLIDAVQGTGAALRSCTRLQPAGGEGTKVFPPTYEGSAYAVEKRRVCRGESQSEIVDCVLLDSVQSQANRMEEALQLAIDSGRLEKSGVTIPLVEVDFTSFHPGDGKPEEMRLLDPVGTVSSLQAPHRIADAILRDSNCDGVPFRQSDMGMAVSRASLRDATALLGLCPTALLFGMWDSTGPKGGLGAKFERALVSEIVGINAVFGLKTSSRIDPLGIQLKAGPLYKASDDNKTSWTLAEANAKREGQKALLLGKDGRPSEANHGNITPSLSDRDPRTNEYLAGGATIEYAEQTTVLSLPALRRLRFPVDGEFDAQVETMARTVLTALGLTAATLAAENGLDLRSRCLLWSSEPLSWELLGRPGEAPKRFTLDPDSAIALLKESTNEAKRLGLPWMETPLVLVPSDELVQLVVRSQRLAMQQGGDN; from the coding sequence ATGTCTGAGAGTCTTTCGCTGAAGTCGTTAATCGACGCCGTCCAGGGGACTGGCGCGGCCTTGCGCTCGTGCACAAGATTGCAGCCGGCGGGCGGAGAAGGGACGAAGGTATTTCCTCCCACCTACGAGGGCTCAGCTTACGCCGTGGAGAAGCGACGCGTTTGCAGGGGCGAATCGCAATCGGAGATCGTGGACTGCGTATTGCTGGACTCGGTTCAGTCCCAGGCCAACCGCATGGAGGAAGCATTGCAGCTCGCGATCGACAGCGGCCGGCTTGAGAAATCTGGCGTTACAATACCGCTGGTCGAAGTCGATTTTACGTCGTTCCACCCTGGTGACGGCAAGCCAGAGGAAATGAGGCTTCTGGACCCCGTCGGTACTGTGAGCTCACTCCAGGCGCCGCATCGAATCGCGGATGCGATCCTGCGCGACAGCAACTGCGATGGTGTGCCGTTTCGCCAGTCCGATATGGGGATGGCTGTCAGCCGTGCGAGCCTCCGCGACGCCACTGCTCTGCTAGGCCTCTGCCCCACCGCATTGCTTTTCGGCATGTGGGACTCGACTGGGCCGAAAGGAGGCCTCGGCGCAAAGTTCGAGAGAGCCCTGGTGAGCGAGATCGTAGGGATCAACGCCGTCTTCGGGCTGAAGACGAGCAGCCGAATCGATCCGCTTGGCATCCAACTTAAGGCTGGTCCGCTGTACAAGGCAAGCGATGACAACAAGACTTCTTGGACTCTTGCTGAGGCCAATGCGAAGCGTGAGGGACAAAAGGCCCTTTTACTCGGCAAGGACGGCCGGCCATCCGAAGCGAATCATGGAAACATCACGCCCTCCCTATCGGATCGTGACCCCCGGACCAACGAGTACCTTGCCGGCGGCGCGACGATCGAATACGCAGAACAAACGACGGTCTTGTCCTTGCCTGCTCTTCGCCGTTTGCGATTTCCCGTCGATGGCGAATTCGACGCTCAGGTCGAGACTATGGCTCGAACCGTGCTAACGGCTTTGGGTCTCACTGCCGCTACGCTGGCGGCTGAGAATGGGCTGGACCTCCGTTCGCGATGCCTCTTGTGGTCGTCCGAGCCCCTCTCATGGGAGCTGCTCGGGCGGCCGGGAGAAGCCCCGAAACGTTTCACGCTGGATCCCGACTCGGCGATTGCGTTGCTCAAGGAATCGACCAACGAGGCCAAGCGGCTCGGCCTGCCGTGGATGGAAACGCCCCTCGTCCTCGTGCCCTCGGATGAGTTGGTCCAATTGGTCGTGAGAAGCCAGCGGCTCGCCATGCAACAAGGCGGTGATAATTAG
- the cas5u6u gene encoding type I-U CRISPR-associated protein Cas5/Cas6: MASLVIGWEYLSGCAVATDPGNRERAEWPPHPGRVFMALSAAWFETEPPRNDEERTRWEEEGRALEWLESLGDPELVLPAVDERFERSNATVFVPVNDKAGVSTASLQSTPALTRSRQARMFPRIWVGHHACCMYWPDALLSGNETYFSALDRLCAKVTRIGHSSSLVRMWASDSNSTVRDAGETWVRDDETPEQHCRVFRPGLLRSLPDQTNIRSILTFANLDERIRASKGRQQAQAKADYQAQFGEKWRSSALPPSLLRPRLGISKGYRRQGLGTIRPTIAQSHFDSDVLILAQTKGPRLSLVSTLALTQALRKKIMSECGIQPVPSWVSGHESNGDPLRSNDDGHMGYVALPFVGSDYADGTILGLGLVFPRSIPRPERGSVLGRLLVSMEDSQLTSAEVDLPLGPLGLWTLRKREWSERRVALQPESWTSHPDGARTWASVTPVVLDRFPKSDRARDRAAWSQEVALIVMAACERIGLPRPIAIDLGTSSWHRGSPRATGKRRPLRESGGESSGSTAALGDGFPPFPARGTNAPRPQVHVWLRFAEPVVGPILLGVGRYQGYGFCKPLRENW; this comes from the coding sequence ATGGCTTCGTTGGTCATCGGTTGGGAGTATCTTTCCGGTTGCGCGGTCGCAACGGATCCGGGAAACCGAGAACGAGCCGAATGGCCTCCACATCCGGGACGGGTCTTCATGGCGTTGTCTGCAGCATGGTTCGAAACGGAGCCGCCCCGGAACGATGAAGAGCGGACCAGATGGGAGGAGGAAGGCAGGGCCCTGGAGTGGCTTGAGTCTCTCGGCGACCCTGAGCTCGTACTGCCCGCGGTCGACGAGCGATTCGAACGAAGCAATGCCACTGTATTCGTACCCGTCAATGACAAGGCCGGGGTATCCACGGCAAGCCTGCAGTCGACACCGGCTTTGACGAGAAGCAGACAGGCGCGCATGTTTCCTCGGATATGGGTTGGTCACCACGCCTGCTGCATGTATTGGCCGGATGCTCTGTTAAGTGGCAACGAGACCTACTTCTCGGCGCTCGACCGGCTGTGCGCGAAAGTGACGCGAATTGGGCACTCCTCATCGCTCGTTCGGATGTGGGCAAGTGACAGCAATTCTACCGTTCGCGATGCCGGCGAAACTTGGGTGCGCGACGACGAAACCCCCGAGCAGCACTGTCGTGTATTCCGTCCCGGGCTATTGAGGAGCCTGCCGGACCAAACGAACATCCGCAGCATCCTCACTTTTGCCAACCTCGACGAGCGTATTCGAGCGAGCAAGGGTCGACAGCAAGCGCAGGCCAAAGCGGACTATCAAGCTCAGTTCGGAGAAAAATGGAGAAGCTCCGCCCTTCCACCGTCTCTGCTGAGACCGAGGCTGGGAATCTCAAAGGGCTATCGTCGCCAAGGGCTCGGAACGATTCGGCCAACAATCGCGCAGAGTCACTTTGACTCAGACGTGCTCATCCTGGCGCAAACCAAGGGCCCTCGCCTGTCGCTCGTGTCGACGTTGGCGCTGACCCAGGCGCTTCGAAAGAAAATCATGAGCGAGTGCGGAATTCAGCCTGTTCCTTCATGGGTCAGCGGACATGAATCGAATGGTGATCCGCTACGGAGCAATGATGACGGGCACATGGGATACGTTGCGCTGCCATTTGTCGGATCCGATTATGCTGATGGGACGATACTCGGCCTCGGGCTTGTATTTCCCCGTTCGATTCCTAGACCGGAACGAGGCTCGGTGCTTGGCCGTCTGCTGGTCAGCATGGAGGATTCGCAGCTAACGAGCGCCGAGGTAGACCTGCCACTCGGCCCACTAGGACTGTGGACCCTGCGTAAGCGAGAATGGTCCGAAAGGCGGGTCGCACTTCAACCCGAGAGTTGGACTTCGCACCCGGACGGGGCAAGGACCTGGGCTTCCGTGACACCCGTGGTGCTGGACAGGTTCCCGAAATCAGATCGAGCGAGAGATCGAGCTGCGTGGTCACAAGAAGTAGCTCTGATTGTCATGGCAGCGTGCGAGCGCATCGGCCTGCCACGGCCGATCGCGATAGACCTCGGCACTTCCTCTTGGCACCGTGGAAGCCCTCGCGCGACCGGCAAACGCCGCCCGCTTCGCGAGTCCGGCGGCGAGTCGAGCGGCTCAACTGCCGCGCTCGGAGACGGATTCCCTCCGTTCCCCGCCCGGGGAACGAACGCTCCTCGCCCTCAGGTACACGTGTGGTTGCGCTTCGCGGAGCCCGTCGTGGGTCCCATTCTGTTGGGTGTTGGTCGATACCAGGGCTACGGCTTCTGCAAGCCCCTCAGAGAGAATTGGTGA